The following coding sequences are from one Oryzisolibacter sp. LB2S window:
- the nirB gene encoding nitrite reductase large subunit NirB encodes MVKRLNLVLVGNGMAGVRTLEELLKLAPDLYDITVFGAEPHPNYNRILLSPVLAGEQTLEQIVLNDWSWYEENGITLHTGCTVTEVNRARRMVHATRADGETISVPYDRLILATGSNPFMLPIPGKDLDGVLAYRDIADTQAMIDAAAKYQHAVVIGGGLLGLEAANGLMKRGMQVTVVHAGEWLMERQLDAVAGQMLQKALVERGMQFLMSAQTQELLGGDDGRVKAVRFKDGSEVPADLVVMAVGIRPNTALAEFMRLHVNRGIVVNDTMQTTTDARIYAVGECAAHRGTAYGLVAPLFEQGKVLANHLAEFGIGRYQGSQTSTKLKVTGIDLFSAGDFMGGEGTEEILLSDPGAGQYKKLVLKDDKLVGACLYGNTVDGSWYFKLLREGRSVAELRDKLMFGESNIGDAGHAGQNQAASMPDDAEVCGCNGVTKGTICKAIKEKGLFTIDEVRKHTKASASCGSCTGLVEQILMATVGGAYEAASAAQPVCACTEHGHQAVRDAIRTHHLISKEEVFAFMEWKTPDGCPKCRPAINYYLISTWPKEALDDPQSRAINERSHANIQKDGTYSVVPRMWGGETSAAELRRIADVVDKYQIPTVKVTGGQRIDLLGVKKEDLQAVWHDIGMPCGHAYGKSLRTVKTCVGSEWCRFGTQDSSGLGRDLERALWRMYAPHKVKLAVSGCPRNCAESGIKDVGIIGVDSGWEIHIAGNGGIKTEVAHFFTKVRTAEEVMEISGAFLQLYREEGWYLERTVHYVSRVGLEHVKQKVLDDAENRKALWARLQFALEGEPDPWFEGEKARVDERQFIPIAVA; translated from the coding sequence ATGGTGAAGCGATTGAATCTGGTGTTGGTGGGCAATGGCATGGCGGGGGTGCGCACGCTGGAGGAGCTGCTCAAGCTCGCGCCCGATCTCTATGACATCACGGTGTTCGGCGCCGAGCCACACCCCAACTACAACCGCATCCTGCTCTCGCCCGTGCTGGCCGGCGAGCAAACCCTTGAGCAGATCGTGCTCAACGACTGGTCCTGGTATGAGGAGAACGGCATCACCCTGCACACCGGTTGCACGGTGACGGAAGTCAACCGAGCCCGGCGCATGGTGCATGCGACGAGGGCCGATGGCGAGACCATCAGCGTGCCCTACGACCGGCTGATCCTGGCGACGGGCTCCAACCCCTTCATGCTGCCGATTCCCGGCAAGGATCTGGACGGCGTGCTCGCCTACCGCGACATTGCCGACACCCAGGCCATGATTGATGCGGCCGCCAAATACCAGCACGCGGTGGTCATCGGCGGGGGCCTGCTGGGCCTGGAGGCCGCCAACGGCCTGATGAAGCGCGGCATGCAGGTCACCGTGGTGCATGCCGGTGAATGGCTGATGGAGCGCCAGCTCGACGCCGTGGCCGGGCAGATGCTGCAAAAGGCGCTGGTCGAGCGCGGCATGCAGTTTCTGATGTCTGCGCAGACCCAGGAGCTGCTCGGCGGCGACGACGGCCGCGTCAAGGCAGTGCGTTTCAAGGACGGCAGTGAGGTGCCGGCCGACCTGGTCGTCATGGCCGTGGGCATACGCCCCAACACCGCCTTGGCCGAATTCATGCGCCTGCATGTGAACCGCGGCATCGTGGTGAACGACACCATGCAGACTACCACCGACGCGCGCATCTACGCCGTGGGCGAATGCGCCGCGCATCGGGGCACGGCCTATGGACTGGTGGCGCCGCTGTTCGAGCAGGGCAAGGTCCTGGCCAACCATCTGGCGGAATTCGGCATCGGCCGCTATCAGGGTTCGCAGACCTCGACCAAGCTGAAAGTCACGGGCATAGACCTGTTCTCCGCCGGTGACTTCATGGGCGGCGAGGGCACGGAGGAGATCCTGCTCAGCGACCCCGGCGCCGGCCAGTACAAGAAGCTCGTGCTCAAGGACGACAAGCTCGTTGGCGCCTGCCTGTACGGCAACACCGTGGACGGCAGCTGGTACTTCAAGCTGCTGCGCGAGGGCCGCAGCGTGGCCGAGCTGCGCGACAAGCTGATGTTTGGCGAGAGCAACATCGGCGACGCCGGCCATGCCGGCCAGAACCAGGCGGCCAGCATGCCCGACGATGCCGAGGTCTGCGGCTGCAACGGCGTGACCAAGGGCACGATCTGCAAGGCCATCAAGGAAAAGGGCCTGTTCACCATCGACGAGGTGCGCAAGCACACCAAGGCCAGCGCCAGCTGCGGATCGTGCACGGGCCTCGTGGAGCAAATCCTCATGGCCACCGTGGGGGGCGCCTACGAGGCGGCCAGCGCGGCCCAGCCCGTGTGCGCCTGCACCGAGCATGGCCATCAGGCCGTGCGCGACGCCATCCGCACCCACCACCTGATCAGCAAGGAAGAGGTCTTTGCCTTCATGGAGTGGAAGACGCCCGACGGCTGCCCCAAGTGCCGCCCGGCCATCAACTACTACCTCATCAGCACCTGGCCCAAGGAGGCGCTGGACGACCCGCAAAGCCGCGCCATCAACGAGCGCAGCCACGCCAACATCCAGAAGGACGGCACCTACAGCGTGGTGCCGCGCATGTGGGGCGGCGAGACCAGCGCCGCCGAGCTGCGCCGCATTGCCGACGTGGTGGACAAGTACCAGATCCCCACCGTCAAGGTCACGGGCGGCCAGCGCATCGACCTGCTCGGCGTGAAGAAGGAAGACCTGCAGGCCGTGTGGCACGACATCGGCATGCCCTGCGGCCATGCCTACGGCAAGAGCCTGCGCACGGTGAAGACCTGCGTGGGCAGCGAATGGTGCCGCTTCGGCACGCAGGACAGCAGCGGCCTGGGGCGCGATCTGGAGCGCGCGCTGTGGCGCATGTACGCGCCGCACAAGGTCAAGCTGGCGGTGTCCGGCTGCCCGCGCAACTGCGCCGAGAGCGGCATCAAGGACGTGGGCATCATCGGCGTCGACTCCGGCTGGGAAATCCACATCGCCGGCAACGGCGGCATCAAGACCGAGGTCGCGCATTTCTTCACCAAGGTCAGGACGGCCGAGGAGGTGATGGAGATCAGCGGCGCCTTTCTGCAGCTCTACCGCGAGGAGGGCTGGTACCTGGAGCGCACCGTGCACTACGTCTCGCGCGTGGGGCTGGAGCATGTCAAGCAGAAGGTGCTCGACGACGCAGAGAACCGCAAGGCGCTGTGGGCGCGGCTGCAGTTCGCGCTCGAGGGCGAGCCCGATCCCTGGTTCGAGGGCGAGAAGGCGCGCGTGGACGAGCGCCAGTTCATCCCCATCGCCGTCGCCTGA
- the nirD gene encoding nitrite reductase small subunit NirD produces the protein MTTNWKYICQVEDIPRQGARRVARPQGLEVAVFRTADDEVFALLDRCPHKGGPLSQGTVYGKSVACPLHNWTIGLCNGQAAAPDEGCTPAFQVRVDGDGAVYLDAEELGSHALTQTRPVAGPALRCT, from the coding sequence ATGACCACGAATTGGAAGTACATCTGCCAGGTCGAAGACATCCCGCGCCAGGGCGCGCGCCGCGTGGCCCGCCCCCAGGGCCTCGAAGTGGCGGTCTTTCGTACCGCCGACGACGAGGTGTTTGCGCTGCTCGACCGCTGCCCGCACAAGGGCGGCCCCCTGAGCCAGGGCACGGTCTATGGCAAGAGCGTCGCCTGTCCGCTGCACAACTGGACGATAGGCCTGTGCAACGGCCAGGCCGCCGCGCCCGACGAGGGCTGCACGCCGGCCTTTCAGGTCAGGGTCGATGGCGACGGCGCCGTCTACCTTGACGCCGAGGAACTGGGCAGCCATGCGCTGACGCAGACCCGCCCCGTCGCCGGGCCCGCGCTGCGCTGCACGTAA
- a CDS encoding RcnB family protein, producing MSSVSTAATLAPRRRLMAWAAACTALAMGLTTVGAQAQPRHDPRHDHRDERRHDGRHDQRQKHRHESHHRHKHVRPGGPHMHSHSGPSHHAHGPRPWRGAGPDHRWHRGDRLPSRYRSHHYVVSNWRAHRLSAPPRGYHWVQHGGDYLLVAIATGVIAQLILSR from the coding sequence ATGTCCTCTGTCTCCACCGCGGCAACCCTGGCTCCCCGCCGTCGTCTCATGGCCTGGGCGGCCGCCTGCACGGCCCTGGCGATGGGGCTGACCACGGTGGGCGCGCAGGCCCAGCCACGCCATGACCCGCGCCATGACCACCGCGACGAGCGGCGCCACGATGGGCGTCACGACCAGCGCCAGAAACATCGCCATGAATCGCATCACCGCCATAAGCATGTGCGGCCTGGCGGCCCGCACATGCACTCGCATTCCGGCCCGTCCCACCACGCCCATGGCCCGCGTCCCTGGCGCGGCGCGGGGCCCGATCACCGCTGGCACCGCGGCGACCGCCTGCCTTCCCGATACCGCAGTCACCACTACGTGGTCAGCAACTGGCGTGCCCATCGTCTGAGCGCGCCCCCGCGCGGCTACCACTGGGTTCAGCATGGTGGCGACTACCTGCTCGTGGCCATCGCCACCGGGGTCATCGCGCAGCTCATCCTGAGCCGCTGA
- a CDS encoding molybdopterin-dependent oxidoreductase has protein sequence MKTITPSTCPYCGVGCGVLIESEAGRITGVRGNPEHPANQGRLCSKGSTLHLTARPELAPQVRLLQPQERATRGAGPRPIAWGQALDGLARRLADTVREHGPDAVGIYVSGQLLTEDYYAFNKFAKGLLGTNNIDTNSRLCMSSAVAGYKATLGADAPPACYEDIAQAATLFISGANPAWAHPILFRRIEDAKRANPALRIIVCDPRRTDSAELADLHLALRPGSDVWLYHGMLRCMIEQGWLDEDFIATRTEGWMGLAALVTQATPEAVERHCGIAPSDLLQAARWFAGVHEGAGARLPTLSLYCQGLNQSAHGTDNNTALINLHLACGQIGRPGAGPLSLTGQPNAMGGREVGALANSLSAHRNLADPQHRAEVAALWGVPSVPATPGKAAIEMFQAAADGHIKLLWIACTNPAHSLPDQALVRRALQRAEYVVVQDAYATGATARYADLLLPASTWGEKEGTVTNSERRITRVRAAVPAPDLAWADWRIVTEVARRLQPLLPERAALPSLFPYDGPEAIWNEHRESTRGRDLDITGLTWADLEIAPRQWPCPEGEKHGRARLYTDRQFASADGRARFALQLPGTVAEPTDARHPFALITGRLRDQWHGMSRSGLVESLWAHASEPRADMHAADMARLGLKDGDLAYLTSRRGSIVVPVQASGTLAPGQVFLPMHWGDEALGGASSTGRRLAGVNALTSGARCPQSLQPELKHAAIKVLKAELPWGLWAQAWLPLAQVQRVRQQLEALMDEFPFASCSLFGRAEVGSGLQLRAAAHQAVDEALIERIAGLLGLQGAGLLAYRDARRGQWRRARLEPAGKGLQLHAMLLAGDVSAHAWIAPLLQECHDAQPLRRALLQPGAEPPQPLAPRGATVCACEGVGENAITGLLKACAGDAGARLARLKEELRCGTQCGSCVPQLQRMVQASMA, from the coding sequence ATGAAGACGATCACCCCCTCCACCTGTCCCTACTGCGGCGTCGGCTGCGGCGTGCTGATCGAGAGCGAGGCCGGCCGCATCACCGGCGTGCGCGGCAACCCCGAGCATCCGGCCAACCAGGGGCGGCTGTGCTCCAAGGGCTCGACCCTGCACCTCACGGCGCGGCCCGAGCTCGCGCCCCAGGTGCGCCTGCTGCAGCCGCAGGAGCGTGCGACGCGCGGCGCAGGCCCGCGCCCCATAGCCTGGGGCCAGGCGCTCGATGGCCTGGCACGGCGCCTCGCAGACACCGTGCGTGAGCATGGCCCCGACGCCGTGGGCATCTATGTCTCGGGCCAGCTGCTCACCGAGGACTACTACGCCTTCAACAAGTTCGCCAAGGGGCTGCTGGGCACGAACAACATCGACACCAACTCGCGCCTGTGCATGAGCAGCGCCGTGGCCGGCTACAAGGCCACGCTGGGCGCCGACGCACCGCCCGCCTGCTACGAGGACATCGCACAGGCCGCCACGCTGTTCATCAGCGGCGCCAATCCCGCCTGGGCGCACCCGATATTGTTTCGGCGCATAGAGGACGCCAAGCGCGCCAACCCCGCGCTCAGGATCATCGTCTGCGACCCGCGCCGCACCGACAGCGCCGAGCTGGCCGACCTGCACCTCGCGCTCCGGCCCGGCTCGGACGTGTGGCTCTACCACGGCATGCTGCGCTGCATGATCGAGCAGGGCTGGCTCGACGAGGATTTCATCGCCACGCGCACCGAGGGCTGGATGGGCCTGGCCGCGCTCGTGACCCAGGCCACGCCCGAGGCCGTCGAGCGCCATTGCGGCATCGCCCCGTCAGATTTGCTGCAGGCCGCGCGCTGGTTTGCCGGCGTGCACGAAGGGGCCGGTGCCCGCCTGCCCACGCTCAGCCTGTACTGCCAGGGCCTGAACCAATCCGCCCACGGCACGGACAACAACACCGCCCTCATCAACCTGCACCTGGCCTGCGGCCAGATCGGCAGACCGGGCGCGGGGCCGCTCTCGCTCACGGGCCAGCCCAATGCCATGGGCGGGCGCGAGGTGGGGGCACTGGCCAACTCACTCTCAGCCCACCGCAACCTGGCCGACCCACAGCACCGCGCCGAGGTCGCCGCGCTCTGGGGCGTGCCCAGCGTGCCTGCAACGCCGGGCAAGGCGGCCATCGAAATGTTCCAGGCTGCCGCCGACGGTCATATCAAGCTCTTGTGGATTGCCTGCACCAACCCCGCGCACAGCCTGCCCGACCAGGCCCTGGTACGCCGCGCCCTGCAGCGCGCCGAATACGTGGTGGTGCAGGACGCCTACGCCACCGGCGCCACGGCGCGCTACGCCGACCTGCTGCTGCCCGCCAGCACCTGGGGCGAGAAGGAAGGCACGGTCACCAACAGCGAGCGCCGCATCACCCGCGTGCGCGCCGCCGTGCCCGCGCCCGACCTGGCCTGGGCCGACTGGCGCATCGTCACCGAGGTCGCGCGCCGCCTGCAGCCGCTCTTGCCCGAGCGCGCGGCCCTGCCCAGCCTGTTCCCCTACGACGGGCCCGAGGCCATCTGGAACGAGCACCGCGAGAGCACGCGCGGGCGCGACCTCGACATCACGGGCCTGACCTGGGCAGACCTCGAAATCGCGCCGCGCCAATGGCCCTGTCCCGAGGGCGAAAAGCACGGCCGCGCGCGCCTGTACACCGACCGGCAATTTGCCAGCGCCGACGGCCGCGCGCGCTTTGCCCTGCAGTTGCCGGGCACGGTGGCCGAGCCCACCGACGCGCGCCACCCCTTCGCGCTGATCACCGGGCGCCTGCGCGACCAGTGGCATGGCATGAGCCGCAGCGGCTTGGTCGAAAGCCTCTGGGCCCACGCCAGCGAGCCGCGCGCCGACATGCACGCCGCTGACATGGCGCGCCTGGGCCTGAAGGACGGCGACCTGGCCTACCTTACGAGCCGGCGCGGCAGCATCGTGGTGCCGGTGCAGGCAAGCGGCACGCTCGCGCCCGGCCAGGTGTTTCTGCCCATGCACTGGGGCGACGAGGCCCTGGGCGGTGCCAGCAGCACGGGCCGGCGCCTGGCCGGCGTCAACGCCCTGACCAGCGGCGCGCGCTGCCCGCAATCGCTGCAGCCCGAGCTCAAGCACGCGGCCATCAAGGTGCTCAAGGCCGAGCTGCCCTGGGGTCTGTGGGCCCAGGCCTGGCTGCCGCTGGCCCAGGTGCAGCGCGTGCGCCAGCAGCTCGAGGCGCTGATGGACGAGTTCCCCTTTGCGAGCTGCAGCCTGTTCGGCCGCGCCGAGGTTGGCAGCGGCCTGCAGCTGCGCGCGGCCGCGCACCAGGCCGTCGATGAGGCGCTGATCGAGCGCATCGCCGGCCTGCTCGGCCTGCAGGGCGCGGGGCTGCTGGCCTACCGCGACGCGCGCCGCGGCCAGTGGCGCCGCGCGCGCCTGGAGCCCGCGGGCAAGGGACTGCAGCTGCACGCCATGCTGCTGGCCGGCGACGTGAGCGCCCACGCCTGGATCGCACCGCTGCTGCAGGAGTGCCACGACGCCCAGCCGCTGCGCCGCGCCCTGCTGCAGCCCGGCGCCGAGCCGCCACAGCCGCTCGCGCCACGCGGCGCCACCGTCTGCGCCTGCGAGGGCGTGGGCGAGAACGCCATCACCGGCCTGCTCAAGGCCTGCGCGGGCGACGCCGGCGCACGCCTGGCGCGCCTGAAGGAGGAGCTGCGCTGCGGCACGCAATGCGGCTCCTGCGTGCCGCAGCTGCAGCGCATGGTGCAGGCCAGCATGGCATAG